The following coding sequences lie in one Plasmodium sp. gorilla clade G2 genome assembly, chromosome: 11 genomic window:
- a CDS encoding protein phosphatase PPM8, putative encodes MSYNKLCMLLGIIRNNICKNNKNIFYGMLCKYPHMYEGRKKEIHTTISKGDKMNMHINVFNSIYKILLGKKLANKKFILLLAFSILAITIDVRYASCNETEYIERSEDYFAKNNHYEDITIEDHPLGNSDEEDSDDSNYEIQYENLDELSSSYFLRNEHRFSMAQFAANSPIEDRCFISNINIEIDNIEPQNETNILMNNFIEEFMERIQLRIKYVRRYDVDGTHYFNGYHYLGGYNNMKQINKKSEINDITENTNTNNIDSNNEIKNIRVHNDQNNSEDNNISYVDQNMGEQDISNEQNNDNPVVRAKTYNFNNGETSNDVQNKMSNPSLRHNSNYGFNDEAHRLSYEDSNRIYEESLTGSNFYSLNDNEYKNFQTSNPNFLFAAVIDGHAGGTIADVARKSLGYYLKKELIERRINSKHGKGRERAIISALKSAHLNLDNDLLNQSRDYFLNGTPKYARTGACSLSVLIDERNYYISNIGDSVGLLIKKHFYFPINSIHNASEFKEKRKLLEEHPNEEDILVCKICTRDFKVKNNAYELCKTPFHLLSHHYDNCYVKGRLQPTRSFGDFHLKKKMFAYSVDRTRLFVSEPHSFPYISAEPDIRVMKKHPDDQFIVLMSDGVYEYLNHAQVINVIKTHGSSPERAAKELINTVLEAAAHSNGFTMKQLLSLDPAIKRNFYDDVSVVVIKLN; translated from the coding sequence atgagttataataaattatgcATGTTATTAGGAATaattagaaataatatatgtaaaaataataaaaatatattttatggtaTGTTATGTAAATATCCTCATATGTAtgaaggaagaaaaaaagagaTACATACAACAATATCAAAAGgtgataaaatgaatatgcatataaatgtttttaatagtatatataaaatattacttGGAAAAAAATTGGCAAACAAGAAATTTATATTGCTCTTAGCTTTTTCCATATTAGCTATAACAATTGATGTAAGATATGCATCATGTAATGAAACAGAATATATAGAAAGATCTGAAGATTATTTTGCCAAAAATAATCATTATGAAGATATAACTATAGAAGATCATCCTTTAGGTAACAGTGATGAAGAGGATTCAGATGACAGCAATTATGAGATACAATATGAAAACCTTGATGAGTTGAGtagttcatattttttaagaaatgAGCATCGTTTTTCTATGGCTCAATTTGCAGCCAATTCACCTATTGAAGATAGATGTTTCataagtaatataaatattgagATAGATAATATTGAGCCACAAAATGAAACAAATATTTTgatgaataattttatagaAGAATTTATGGAAAGGATTCAATTAAGAATTAAATACGTTAGAAGATATGATGTTGATGGAACACATTATTTTAATGGTTATCATTATTTAGgaggatataataatatgaagcaaataaataaaaaaagtgaaATTAATGATATAACTGAAAATAcgaatacaaataatatagattCAAATAAcgagataaaaaatattagggTGCACAACGATCAAAATAATAGCGAAgacaataatatatcatacgTAGATCAAAATATGGGAGAACAAGATATTtcaaatgaacaaaataatgataatccTGTTGTTAGGGCcaaaacatataattttaataatggtGAAACTAGTAATGATGTACAAAATAAGATGTCAAATCCTTCATTAAGACATAATAGCAATTACGGATTTAATGATGAAGCACATAGATTATCATATGAGGATTCAAATAGGATATATGAAGAAAGTTTAACTGGGTCAAATTTTTATAGCCTTAAtgataatgaatataaaaattttcaaaCTTCTAATCCCAACTTTTTGTTTGCAGCAGTGATTGATGGTCATGCAGGAGGAACAATTGCTGATGTAGCAAGAAAATCGTTAGgatattatttgaaaaaagaattaattgAAAGAAGAATAAATTCTAAACATGGTAAAGGTAGAGAACGTGCTATTATATCTGCTTTAAAAAGTGCACATTTAAATTTAGataatgatttattaaatcaGAGCAGAGactattttttaaatggtACACCAAAATATGCTAGAACAGGTGCATGTTCTTTAAGTGTACTTATAGATGAACGAAATTACTATATAAGTAATATTGGAGATTCTGTAGgcttattaattaaaaaacatttttattttccaatAAATAGTATACATAATGCTAGtgaatttaaagaaaaaagaaaattattagaAGAACATCcaaatgaagaagatataTTAGTTTGTAAAATATGTACTCGAGATTTTAAAGTTAAGAATAATGCATATGAATTATGTAAAACACCATTTCATCTCTTATCACATCACTATGATAATTGTTATGTTAAAGGTAGATTACAACCAACCAGAAGTTTTGGagattttcatttaaaaaaaaaaatgtttgcATATAGTGTTGATCGAACAAGATTATTTGTATCAGAACCACATTCTTTTCCTTATATTTCAGCAGAACCAGATATACGTGTTATGAAAAAACATCCAGATGATCAATTTATTGTCTTGATGTCTGATGGTGTTTATGAATACTTAAATCATGCTCAAGTTATTAATGTCATTAAAACACATGGTTCATCTCCTGAACGTGCTGCAAAAGAATTAATTAATACAGTTCTAGAAGCAGCAGCACATAGTAATGGATTCACAATGAAGCAACTTCTTAGTCTTGATCCCgcaataaaaagaaatttttatGATGATGTATCTGTTGTTGTTATTAAATTGAATTAA